In Oryza glaberrima chromosome 8, OglaRS2, whole genome shotgun sequence, the following are encoded in one genomic region:
- the LOC127781814 gene encoding uncharacterized protein LOC127781814 — MDGPLSESAASHLHSFLVAMTMVRIIGPSPAQSSSPTPRRPRPPRPRRRPPTMASAAASSSKPPVVLGCGAVSADYLATVASFPNPDDKIRSLTLKVQGGGNTGNALTAAARLGLRPRIISKVSNDPQGRNILKELQDDGVDTSHILVAEEGNSPFTYIIVDNQTKTRTCIHTPGYPPMVPEELTQENLFAALDGADIVYFDVRLHETALLVAEEASQRKLPILIDAERKRDGLDELLNFASYVVCSAKFPQAWTGASSTPVALVSMLLRLPNIKFIIVTLGEKGCLMLERSTTDASEAEEIDVESLLESLEKKEVLSSSMPKCIASKSNLRISADGIGSISGRLLLGTAEIIPSEELIDTTGAGDAFIGAVLYGLCSGMPPEKMLPFAAQVAACGCRGLGARTALPHRTDPRLVAY, encoded by the exons ATGGATGGCCCTCTATCTGAGTCAGCTGCATCTCATCTGCATTCCTTCCTCGTGGCGATGACGATGGTACGCATCATCGGCCCAAGTCCAGCTCAATCCTCCTCACCAACACCAAGACGACCACgacctcctcgccctcgccgccgcccaccgaccatggcctccgccgccgcttcttcctccaAACCTCCCGTCGTG CTTGGCTGCGGCGCCGTCTCCGCGGACTacctcgccaccgtcgcctcctTCCCCAACCCCGACGACAAGATCCGAAGCCTAACGCTCAAGGTCCAGGGAGGCGGCAACACTGGCAATGCCTTGACCGCCGCTGCTCGTTTGGGCCTTCGCCCAAGGATCATATCCAAG GTATCCAATGACCCACAAGGAAGAAATATTCTCAAGGAGCTGCAAGATGATGGGGTCGACACCTCTCATATCCTG GTTGCAGAGGAGGGGAATTCACCTTTCACCTATATAATTGTTGACAACCAGAC GAAAACTCGTACTTGTATTCACACTCCTGGTTATCCTCCTATGGTCCCTGAAGAGCTCACACAAGAAAACTTGTTTGCCGCTTTAGACGGTGCTGACATTGTATATTTTGATGTCAGATTGCATGAAACTGCTTTACTAGTTGCTGAAGAG GCAAGCCAAAGAAAACTTCCTATTTTGATTGATGCCGAACGGAAGAGGGATGGATTGGACGAGCTTCTCAATTTCGCATCTTATGTTGTATGCTCTGCAAAATTTCCTCAG GCTTGGACAGGAGCCTCATCAACACCGGTTGCTTTGGTGTCCATGCTTTTAAGATTGCCTAATATCAAGTTTATTATTGTAACCCTTGGAGAAAAGGGATGCTTGATGCTTGAAAGAAGCACAACAG ATGCTTCTGAGGCAGAGGAAATAGATGTAGAGAGTCTTCTGGAATCACTAGAGAAGAAAGAAGTTTTGAGTTCAAGCATGCCAAAATGCATCGCCTCCAAG TCAAATTTGAGAATAAGTGCAGATGGAATAGGATCCATCAGTGGCAGATTACTTTTAGGCACTGCCGAAATTATACCCTCTGAAGAGCTCATAGATACAACTGGTGCGGGTGATGCATTTATCGGAGCAGTTCTCTACG GTTTATGCTCTGGCATGCCGCCTGAGAAG